The genomic window TCTATGTCTGGGCGGTCCCGGCCTCGGGCGAGACCCGCATGGCCGCAACGCCCCTGGGCCGCGTCGCCCTCGAGGCCCAGGTCAAGGCCTTGCGCCGAGCCCTGGACCTGTCCATCAGCGGCATCGACGAGATTCCCGATTTCGACCTGGACAGCGCCTGGAAGCTTTATGCGGCGTCCATCGCCCCCACCGAGCCCGCCTGGGCCAAGGCCACCACCCTGTTCACCGTCCCCCATGGGCCGCTGGGGCAATTGCCCCTGGCCCTGCTGCCCACCGCCTCCCCGCCCAAGGTGGGCGGTAAAGCGGGTGGGCCGCTTTTCGCCAAATACCGCGACGTGCCCTGGCTGGCGCGCAAAGTGGCCATCGCCCAGTTGCCCTCGGCGGGCGCGCTGACCACCTTGCGCGCCCTGCCCGAGCGCAAGACGCCGCGCCGCGCCTTCATCGCCTTCGGCGACCCCCTGTTCGCCAAGGATCAGATGGATGAGGCCCCGCCCGCCGCCGCCACCCAACGGGGCGTCAAGCGCCGCTCGGCGCCCAAGCCGGGACCGGACTTCACCGCCGAACTGGCGCAGCTGCCCCGCCTGCCCGATACCGCCGAGGAAGTGTCGAGCATCGCCCGCGTCCTGGGCGCCGATCCCGAGCGCGACATCTTCCTGCAGACCCGCGCCAGCGAAGCCAGGGTCCGCAGCCTCGACCTCTCCCAATGGCGGATCGTCATGTTCGCCACCCATGGGCTGATCCCCGGCGACCTTGTGGGCCTGGACCAGCCCGCCCTGGCGCTGACCTCGCCCGAGGTGAGCGGGGACGGCTCGGCTGGCGTGTTGACCATGGAGCGGATCATGGGGCTGAAGCTGGACGCCGACTGGGTGGTTCTGTCGGCCTGCAACACCGCCGCCGGAGAGGGCGCCGGGGCCGAGGCGGTCTCGGGGCTGGGCCGCGCCTTCTTCTATGCCGGGACCCGCGCCCTGCTGGTCAGCAACTGGCCGGTGGAAACCACCTCGGCCCGCATGCTCACCACCGATCTGTTCCGCCGCCAGGCCGGTGATCCGGCCCTGACGCGGGCCCAGGCCCTGCGTCAGGCCATGCTGGCCCTGATGGACGGGCCCGGCCCCCTGGATGGAGCGGGCAAGGAGCAGTTCTCCTATGCCCATCCCACGTTCTGGGCGCCGTTTTCTCTGGTTGGCGACGGCGGAGGCGGAGGCTGAGCTTGCCGCACGCACCGGTTGGCCTTATCTTCGCTGAAAGAATACGATCATAATAATTTTCAGGGACGGAAGGCGCCACCATGGCCATCGACCGATCGCTCTCCAACGTGGAGCGAACCTTTCAGTGGGATGACGTCATCGTCTCCAAGACTGATCTGACGGGAAAGATCACCTACGCCAACGACGTGTTCCTGGGGATCAGCGGCTATACCGAGGAAGAACTGCTGGGCGCGCCGCATTCCATCTTACGCCATCCGGCCATGCCGCGCTGCGTCTTCAAGTTTCTGTGGGACCGCATCGCCCTGGGCCACGAGGTCTTCGCCTATGTGATCAACCGGGCCAAGAACGGCGATCATTATTGGGTCTTCGCCCATGTGACGCCCTGCTACGATCAGACCGGCAAGATGGTGGGCTATCATTCCAACCGCCGCGTCCCCAAGCCCGAGGCCATCGCCACCGTCAAGCCGCTCTACGAGACCCTGCTGGGAATCGAAAACAGCGCTGCTGACCGCAAGCAGGGCGTGGAACAGAGCTTCGCCGCCCTGGTCAAGACCATCGGTGATCTCGGATTCGACAGCTATGACCGTCTGGTCATGACCATCAGCCGGTAGGAGATTAAGGCATGTCCAATCCGAGCTTGCGTGGCCGGACCAATACCGCCGCATTCATGGTGGGCGCCGCCGTGGCCGTC from Paramagnetospirillum magnetotacticum MS-1 includes these protein-coding regions:
- a CDS encoding PAS domain-containing protein; the protein is MAIDRSLSNVERTFQWDDVIVSKTDLTGKITYANDVFLGISGYTEEELLGAPHSILRHPAMPRCVFKFLWDRIALGHEVFAYVINRAKNGDHYWVFAHVTPCYDQTGKMVGYHSNRRVPKPEAIATVKPLYETLLGIENSAADRKQGVEQSFAALVKTIGDLGFDSYDRLVMTISR